A genomic window from Ischnura elegans chromosome 10, ioIscEleg1.1, whole genome shotgun sequence includes:
- the LOC124167187 gene encoding piggyBac transposable element-derived protein 4-like has protein sequence MVKTRGGKKRGVEQSTLRESPQPSTSQVSPPRTPDPQDNTEDIPPPKSRRMAASGVITSTEELRRLLEEEDDSEEEDSTFSDETDCSGSDNDDSEEEEDPSQGNDLLSPDSGLPSTSSQATTARLRQTTYTWTSDRPTIDPIPFTQTPGMTASPQGDQPPDFFNLLLTDSILELTVRETNRFADELKAQNVAPKARIVKWKSLTKEEFLVFLGVLYHMGTIRLNRISDFWSKDFLFNFPCFRGCMSRDRFSGILQCLHFAKNPEPGQPQPNDRLYKIRPLIDLFHDSVSNAVTPTQKLCVDESMLLWRGRLVFRMFLKGKKHKYGIKIYMLTEPSGLVLRFIVYTGSSDADVGGRGHVDTVVNKLMEGHLDAGHSLFMDNYYNSVNLAHQLLERKTYCTGTLRTNRKGNPPQINSKKLKKGEVVNAYTDDGVCVMKWKDKREVLMISSQYSGEMIDVPRRRGGGTIPKPEAIARYNEAMGGIDHTDQMMSYYPIERKTLKWYKKLGIHIFHLLLLNSYYLYKKLHPRYSFYDFRLSVIKSLLSPAFTRPSGLSPSVPSRGVGLSRHFPHTLPIDEKSKRNRTVQRRCRECQKKGIRKDTTFFCPACEGHPPLCVDTCFTAFHENMRL, from the coding sequence atggttaaaactcggggaggaaaaaaaaggggtGTGGAGCAATCCACCCTTAGGGAGAGTCCTCAACCCTCGACTTCTCAAGTCAGTCCCCCGCGTACTCCTGATCCTCAGGATAATACGGAGGACATTCCTCCACCGAAGTCGAGGAGAATGGCAGCTTCGGGAGTAATAACCTCCACGGAGGAACTCCGGAGGCTGCTAGAAGAGGAAGATGACAGTGAGGAAGAAGATAGTACCTTCTCCGATGAAACGGATTGCAGCGGGAGTGATAACGATGAttcggaggaggaagaggatccCTCGCAGGGTAATGACTTGCTATCCCCAGATTCAGGCCTCCCGAGTACCTCTTCGCAAGCCACCACTGCCAGACTAAGACAGACCACCTACACCTGGACTTCTGACAGACCGACAATAGACCCCATTCCATTTACCCAGACCCCTGGTATGACTGCTTCACCTCAAGGAGACCAACCCCCCgacttttttaatcttttactgACTGACAGTATCCTCGAATTGACTGTGAGAGAGACAAATAGATTTGCCGACGAGCTGAAGGCGCAGAATGTAGCCCCGAAAGCAAGGATTGTTAAATGGAAATCCTTGACGAAAGAGGAGTTCCTTGTATTTTTAGGCGTCCTGTACCACATGGGAACAATCAGATTAAATAGGATATCGGACTTCTGGAGCAAGGACTTCCTATTTAACTTTCCTTGCTTTCGGGGATGCATGAGCCGTGACAGGTTCTCGGGTATTTTGCAATGTTTGCACTTTGCGAAAAACCCAGAACCTGGTCAGCCTCAGCCAAATGACCGACTATATAAAATTCGCCCCCTAATAGACCTCTTTCATGACTCAGTAAGTAATGCCGTGACTCCGACGCAAAAACTCTGCGTTGATGAGTCTATGCTTCTCTGGAGGGGGCGACTTGTTTTCCGAATGTTTTTGAAGGGGAAGAAACATAAATatggaatcaaaatttatatgctAACGGAACCTTCCGGTTTAGTTCTCAGATTTATCGTTTACACAGGATCTAGTGACGCTGATGTAGGAGGCCGAGGCCACGTTGACACTGTTGTGAATAAGCTAATGGAGGGTCACCTTGATGCTGGccattcattatttatggatAATTATTACAACAGTGTCAATTTGGCCCACCAACTACTGGAGCGGAAGACCTATTGTACCGGAACTTTGAGAACTAACCGGAAGGGTAATCCTccccaaattaattcaaaaaaattaaagaaggggGAAGTTGTGAATGCCTACACTGATGACGGTGTCTGCGTCATGAAGTGGAAAGACAAGAGAGAAGTACTGATGATCAGTTCGCAGTATAGCGGCGAAATGATCGATGTCCCCcgccgaaggggagggggaaccATACCCAAACCTGAGGCAATTGCAAGATACAACGAGGCAATGGGGGGCATTGATCATACTGATCAGATGATGTCCTATTATCCAATTGAGCGAAAAACTCTCAAGTGGTACAAGAAGTTGGGCATTCACAtcttccaccttctcctcctcaatAGCTATTATTTGTATAAGAAATTACATCccagatattcattttatgactttCGGCTTTCGGTAATCAAATCTTTACTTTCACCTGCTTTCACTCGCCCTTCAGGCCTTTCCCCTTCAGTCCCTTCCAGAGGCGTAGGCTTATCAAGGCATTTCCCTCACACCCTTCCAATTGACGAAAAAAGCAAGAGGAACAGAACGGTGCAAAGAAGGTGCCGGGAATGCCAGAAGAAGGGGATAAGAAAAGACACAACGTTCTTTTGCCCTGCTTGCGAGGGACACCCTCCCCTCTGCGTCGACACATGTTTCACGGCCTTCCACGAAAATATGCGGttgtaa